The Plasmodium berghei ANKA genome assembly, chromosome: 12 genome contains a region encoding:
- a CDS encoding GDP-L-fucose synthase, putative → MSRTCIITGGTGLLGNSFREVVKSENPDFIESGNEIIVNSNDKNVIKKYVFLSSKMCNLKNYDDTKKFFEKNKFTDIIHFAAHVGGLYANKNNNLQFLLNNLDINLNIVKICHKYSITRGIFALSTCIFPEKCDLPLIEENVHDGRCHLSNEGYSTSKRVLEILVRCYREKYNYQWMCIIPTNIYGKYDNFNLENGHVIPSIIHKIYLAKVNNTDVKLMGDGSAIRQFIYNRDISTILYYILNTYYSQNLAIIKNNIFNVIFSTNLPSNELSIKDLANKIKHYMKFNNEILFDDTQDNGIHKKTASNDKLMPIVNTSFSFTDIDKGLKETIDWFNSEYKNIRK, encoded by the exons atgtcaAGAACATGCATAATTACTGGTGGTACTGGTTTATTGGGAAATAGTTTTCGGGAAGTTGTAAAGAGTGAAAACCCAGATTTCATTGAAAGTGGAAATGAAATCATTGTAAATtctaatgataaaaatgtaattaaaaaatatgtttttttaagttcTAAAATGtgtaatttaaaaaactaTGATGAtactaaaaaattttttgaaaaaaataagtttactgatataatacattttgCAGCCCATGTGGGAGGTTTGTACgcgaataaaaataacaatttacaatttttgttaaacaatttagatattaatttaaatatagtCAAAATTTGTCACAAATATTCG ATAACTAGAGGCATATTTGCACTATCCACGTGTATTTTCCCTGAAAAATGCGATTTACCATTAATTGAAGAAAATGTTCATGATGGAAGGTGCCATTTAAGTAATGAAGGTTATAGTACATCGAAAAGAGTCTTAGAAATATTGGTCCGGTGTTATagggaaaaatataattatcagTGGATGTGTATAATACctacaaatatttatggTAAATATGATAACTTTAACTTAGAAAATGGTCATGTAATACCTTCTATTATTCATAAGATATATTTAGCAAAAG ttaaTAACACAGATGTAAAACTCATGGGAGATGGTTCAGCTATTCGacaatttatttacaaTAGAGATATAAGCACCATTTTGTACTATATTCTCAATACTTATTATTCACAAAATTTAGCCATTATCAAgaataacatttttaatgttaTTTTCTCCACGAATTTGCCTTCAAATG AATTAAGTATTAAAGATCTGGCgaacaaaataaagcaTTATATGAAATTTAATAACGAAATATTG TTTGATGACACGCAAGACAATGGAATTCACAAGAAG acGGCGTCCAACGATAAACTAATGCCTATAGTAAATAcctctttttcatttactGATATAGATAAAG GTTTAAAAGAAACTATTGATTGGTTCAATTccgaatataaaaatataagaaaatga